One genomic segment of Hordeum vulgare subsp. vulgare chromosome 2H, MorexV3_pseudomolecules_assembly, whole genome shotgun sequence includes these proteins:
- the LOC123425950 gene encoding probable protein phosphatase 2C 62 has translation MAGKEIYHKMKDKVKDAFSSSGPETGKGKTKLSGRRVKHGYHLVKGKSNHPMEDYLVAEYRQVGEHDLGLFAIFDGHLGHTVPDFLRAHLFDNILSEPEFLSDTKNAIRKAYLLTDEKILEKAAELGRGGSTAVTAILISSNDSVKLVVANIGDSRAVISKNGKAEQLSVDHEPSMERQIIEEKGGFVSNLPGDVPRVDGQLAVARAFGDRSLKKHLSSEPHVAEEVIDESSDFLILASDGLWKVMTNQEAVDEIKDIRDAQAAAKHLTEQAVNRKSKDDISCVVVNFHC, from the exons ATGGCCGGCAAGGAAATCTACCACAAGATGAAGGACAAG GTGAAAGATGCTTTTAGTTCGTCAGGGCCAGAAACAGGGAAAGGCAAGACAAAATTGTCAGGCAGGCGTGTCAAGCATGGTTACCATCTTGTCAAGGGGAAATCAAATCATCCAATGGAGGACTACTTGGTGGCGGAGTACAGGCAAGTTGGGGAGCATGATTTGGGTTTGTTTGCAATATTTGATggccacctgggccacactgTTCCAGACTTTCTGCGTGCACATCTCTTTGATAACATCTTGAGCGAG CCAGAATTCTTGAGTGACACGAAAAATGCTATTAGAAAAGCATATCTACTTACCGATGAGAAAATATTGGAAAAAGCAGCTGAGTTGGGAAGAGGAGGCTCCACGGCTGTTACCGCCATCTTGATAAGCAGTAACGATAGTGTGAAGCTAGTGGTCGCAAATATTGGAGATTCACGAGCAGTTATTAGCAAGAATGGTAAAGCAGAGCAGCTTTCAGTTGATCATGAGCCTAGCATGGAGCGACAAATTATTGAGGAAAAAGGTGGATTTGTTTCGAACCTACCAG GAGATGTCCCACGAGTTGATGGGCAGCTGGCTGTTGCAAGAGCATTCGGAGACCGGAGCTTGAAAAAGCACCTCAGTTCTGAGCCACACGTGGCTGAGGAAGTCATCGATGAGAGTTCAGATTTCCTAATTCTAGCAAGTGATGGCCTGTGGAAG GTGATGACCAACCAAGAGGCTGTTGATGAGATCAAGGACATCAGGGACGCACAGGCAGCTGCGAAACATCTAACGGAGCAGGCGGTGAACAGGAAGAGCAAAGACGACATCTCCTGCGTCGTCGTAAACTTCCACTGCTAG